The Arachis duranensis cultivar V14167 chromosome 9, aradu.V14167.gnm2.J7QH, whole genome shotgun sequence genomic sequence ATGAAAAACTTACAAAAATTTATCGACAAATAAACTATATAACCACCAACCTCCacgaaaacaataataattttaacccTAAACTTAAAACCAAATCTTATACTCTTAAATCTTAAACAATATAAGCTAAACCTTACCCCTTAAATCTTAAAATTCTATACTCTTaaagttaatttaatttattttaaagatataaattaattaattaatttattttatttttaaaaatttttctcacACAGAGAAGTAACAAAACCTTGGATTGGATTACAAGGTAtgtcgaaaatatctcatccttcTAAATGCTTTCGACCATCttcaatataaattaaaagagaattgGACTATAACTAAATATACTATACTTATTGCACTATgatcagaaaataaaatggataaTTTGATACTTTGTTGATATATTCTACTCAATTGTCATGAATTTggatcttctaaattttgaattttattttagagaataaaatatgatttctcaccatttattttataggtaagattaagagaaaatataaaaaaaatcattcaaaaataagagatcacactttatcctctaaaataaaaatttaaaatttaaaaaattcacactttatcctctaaaataaaaattcaaaatttaaaaaatccaaattcaactatcatacttttaactaaatgtgtttttaataaaatattcatttCATAGTATAACTTTTTTCTAATTCTTTTgtgataataaatattttattcaataaatatatttCATTAGTTAATATTTCAATTATATTACACAATATAAATAAACTGATTATTgatttattacaaaataattgtttcaataaactcaaaatatatacattaaaaaaattattaattattatgtattaaatcaattgtgaatagatattttttaataaatcaaaatatataaaaccgTGTATTCCTTATTAGAAGGCTTGGTTACAAGGCTTTATTATCTCACATGTGACTCCATCGTAAGTATCACTAGCCATTGTTGGGACAAGCTCTGCCAAGCTTAGTCAAGCTGCTCCCTACACAAGGAAAGAAGAGCTACGTGTTGAATAATCATTCCACAAATGAGAATATCTTTATCTCTTTATGAAATAACATCTGTATGCTATAATCCACCTTATttgtattataattataaaacttgatttgatccgatcaaattacacaatttaaactaaatatctttaaattttttataaaaagataaatatattcttgattttttattttgtggacatttaaatccctaaaaatttaaaaatacaattaaatctctaaaaaaaataggtttattgttattgttataaaaaaaacattcttattctaatttattaagaaatttaaaataatcagTTCATTAATACGTTCAATAATAATGCAAAAACATAAGCATCTTTACAAAAAGACATTTTAAACGTCTTTATGGGAGTATTCTCCGATTAATTAAGGATTCGAACTTTCCCTTAAATGATCATATACAAATATAATACAACACTCGCTTCTGTGTACAATGAACTATAtaagttacaaaatgaacatcacacataatatttaaaagagcaatgctagggggccattaatttttgtgattgttagccatcaactagccatcaatgatgatttgatggtgtgagattgatgtaaaatttcatccaatgacttatatttctctgctggttacatgttggccaaaatttaataaaactgctggccccCTAGACTTATTATAACCATCAATTAAGCTGATTttgataccatgtcatgatatcaCTCATCCTAAAAATTTACGCTGATGGAAAAAGGTAATACTAATGGTTATATTTCTAAATCTTTactgtacacattgtacaaatattctattagctctctatattttttctttttgtttctttccaCATTTGCATGGCTTGGCCATTAATTCCAATTCTCTCtattatgtgtttctttttcATGATATATGTTACTTTACTTAGTACGTACTAATACTATTACACATTTTTATGTAGTTTAGTGGTGTTAGATTTTCTTGTCGTTATTGAATGAACCatgaaatataataataaaaaaatatcagcaGATATTTAATAGAAAATTTGGGGTGGGGGGAGGGTGAGATATATTTGTACGGATTTGGCTGTTGAGAGTGTTGGGCTTGAGATGGTGCATAAACAGAACACGACAAGGaaataatataaagataaaaagcaaACTTTCTACTTTcaataatgttaaaattttcagtcatctaattatataattaatcatactaATAAGGTGTAACcggaaaaaaaatattgtactACCGAGTACGGATAGAttgaaaatataacaaaaataccTTACAGTGTATGTACTGCATTTTATTTCAAcgaaatataatataaaatatatacattagCATGTGATACAATAATGGGTTTATCTATGCAGCATACATGAATTCCATTGTTCCATAGGGTGATCATCTCTTGCTAATATGatgattatatttatatattatttaattaaatgcaATAGCGGCGATAGGTGATAGCATATGAACACATAATTAGTTGGCTACTAATAATGCAATGCGAATAATAGCTTAGCTCGGCTCTAGGTTCAGCGTGCTACCCTAATTTGAGTAATTTCCCATATTCAACTTTGTgcgtctttttcttttttaattcttaaatttGCATCAATCGTATTCAAAACTTGAACAAGTTGGTTGCATGTTTAATGGTATATGAAGTTTAATCAATGTGATGAACCATGGCATGCCTTATAATTAAGTGTTCAAAATACTACTACTATAGTACTGTTGTTTGAATATGCATTGAAAAATGTTTGGGTCCGTCATTATAAGGGCAATTGACCTTATTTGTGTAGGGCAAGTGATTTGAAGGGACGTGGGGTGATGAGTGAATGACCCACCAGATGAGAGTGATTAGGGCATCAAACCCAAATTGTTCTTTTGTCTCAGGCTGAGCTGTCGCTTCCCCAGAAAGCATGCTATTCCTGGGAATCTTTTTCAAGCCCTGCATCCTCCATTCCTACCATTTCCTTATTCCCCTTTTACCCTCTCCCTTTTTCTTGGGCCCCATGAATATTAGAATACATTCACTCATTCTAGCTCTAGAGTTTAGTGATTCATATCATTTACCTATAATTCATCTTACTTTATTTTAGCCaccctaaaataaataaaactagaaaGCACTTTTGAAAAAGACTTTTTAGTGTCAATATTTTTTACTAAGAATATTAATCCTGTTCTTGATATCATGCGAGCTTCAACAAGTAACATAATTACGAGTGAAATGAAATGATGAATCATCAATGTAATGTAACTATCTCattaaattttgacttgactgtCCAGTTTGCAATTTGTATCTCTAATAAGTACTCTTCCTTAATTTGAGTCAAAGTTTGCattttagtttagttggttCCAACTTCCAAGTCATTGTTATTGCATCATCACTACTCAAGTCCATGTTGGTAAATGTGGTTTATGAAAACAGCCACCTAATTTACCAACTATAGTCAATTCAAAAAAGTCTAAGTTGTTATTCAATGTGAATAATTGAACCTGCGGGCATTATAATTTTGGAAGAAATGTTTGTTGGGTATATGAAGGCATAGAGTTTCTCTCTTGCTCCAGCTATTACATTATGAAAAGGACAGATATAATTGagtttaaagtttaaacaaAAAAGCCTTGCTTATTTATACAAATGAGGCCCAAATCTGAAATCTAGACTTGACTCATTGCTAATACCGTACCATGTCCAGTGGTCCCTAACTAGACTCACCCTTTGCTCGTGACTTTTGTGACTTGTGACTCAACACAATACACATACATACTATGACATATCTACTTATCTATATATTAACACATTAATTTGAAATAATGAAATTACCGACATATATAGGTGGTCCTTATTGAGTTAGAGAGGACAAGCAGGAAAACATTTACGGCCAATAACTATCGCTATCAATCTAATTTATGTTATAAGCATAATCCAGATATGAACCCAAGTAGTTTCTTTCTTGTACTGAATCAAACAAATAAAGTTCATAACATTCCCATCACCAATGCATCCTGCAATCTTGACCCATCACCATCCCATACTCACTTTTTATCCCTGTCCTTCTACTCTCACCTCTCAGCTTTCATTGTCTCACCTCAACTTTAATTTTTCACCCTTCTATATATAATACAACACTCAGGCTCACCACTTATGTTGTTATAAACAAATTTAgtgtaataactaataacacacATACATTATGTGTTAGGTGAAGTGGCTGGTTTCCACTAATTACTCTCATTAATATATTATCTCCTTACAAGTTTTTTCTCGACCATGTTTTTCACTTGTCCTTTCTCATTATAAAGAGCCGGTTATTTGGTTAACTATAACTACAAACTGTTGAGTTATTTATCATAAGCACTATAGTATATTGTTGATCTCTTAATTACTTGTAAGCCATAATTAAGGATAGATAGAGATAAGACTTGACTGTTTTTCTGGACCCCAATTTGAATTTACAGCTGCATGTGAATCTGCTAGCTATATCTGGCCTTCTTCTTGTTGCCAACTACATACACCATCTCATTTTTATAAAAGTGGAAGTTGTCACCTTTGTTATTATTATCATGTACTTTTACTTTGGATGTATAGAAATGGAAGGACATTTAGGAACACATACTATCATCTTTCTTCCAGTTCTATTTTATTACAAATAAATATTGCTAACTTATTTGTTGATCATTAAAAGTTTTCAAATGAAATGTCATGGCTCGAGTTTTGATAACTAATAACTAGGCATCCAAGAGAGGAATATGGAAGCAATGGAATTGGAACAAGTTGATAAGAATTGATAAATGCATTATGCAAGCAAGCTCAGCTCCTTACACTCAAAATTAGCAAACAAGGTACCCTGAATTTGTATGAACAACTTATGTAGTTGCTATATAGAATAAGAATAGTAGAATACTGAATACCCCCTCTTCCCTTCTTATTAATTACCATTACTGCTTTGACAGGAGAAAAAAGGATCAGATCAGAGTTCCTATTAGTGGCACATTTTCTAGGGAAAACAAAAGAAGGCATCTACAAACCACATGCAACTCACACTTCTCTCTACTGCACACACACAGTAGCCATGTATCATGCTTTGCATTCGTCACTTACAACATGTGTTAGCTAAAGTGGCAAAAGAAACCAAATTAATAATGTCTTTGGTGATGTAATGTATGAAtaatattattacttattaggATCATATGGGTCCCGATTTGGGTTGAGGCCTTAAATTCATTGGAAGCGTGCACGCTTaatagaaaacatgtttcctcaGTTGGATCATTGAGGATTTTGAAAATGCAAGTATTCTTGGACTAAAATTGGAATATTATTGAGAAAGATTGTGATATGACTCTGCTGTGATGGTGTGACCAATGGCTTATTATTATTGGCAAGAGAGACAGAGAAATCAAAAAGGAGATTCCCATCCTATTTTTTCACTTGATAATTGATGTATTcagattttcatttaatttcttgctaaACTTATTTGTAGTTTTGTAGTTTTCTATATACAATATATTTATGATATCTTTTAGACTTTAGAGCAAGTGCAGGGACTTCAAATTCATCATTCATCGTCCTTCATGAATCATAACAATAACAATGGATAAGATATGGATGGATCTATACTCAAGTGGAGAATTTGTTGAAGGGATTATTAGTTTCGAGTTCACTTCTCTAAAAccatgccactttttttttctcagaAAAAATCAGTTGGCAGTGTGATATTCTGACAGCTTATTCAGAGAAGATAACAAATGAGTACTATCACTTCACTCACAGTTGCTATCtctatttttcaagaaaaacaTTAATTAATGACTAAGTTTGATTATACTCCAAACATAATGAGCCGCGTTACTATTAAGAATTTATACATGAACTAGAATGTCATCTACGCAATGCGTGTGACGGTAAATTaatgatagtatataataaatattaaaaattgttatgttttataaaattaaattaaatacgtgtaaattaaagttaaatttaaaatgtattttatttaaaataatttataatacaaaaaatttggaTGTTAGATTTTCacaatataatttttaacataatattcttaaaattattagtattttgttaataactatacatgtaaataaaaaatgaattgtttgtatatttttttactctttaaatattaattctattcttcttatttttgtgaattttctTTTAACATTTACTTGTTTCTTTTAGTGTATGCAGTTTTCTAATGACAtttacaataaaagaacaaaaagtatgtagaatttttttttgaataagttatttttaataagaatatttAGAATAGTATAAAGTGAAATTatctgttaatatttttttgatccACTCTGTCAGACAATGTCTCAAGTGCTGCAAATTCAAAATAGTGTTGGAGAATATTCAAAACtggatctttaatttctttcacAACAGTTGTGagtaaaaaatttactttttattgtatttttaattggTCTATACAAATCATTTGCatattctattttcaaaatttttaatagtatagATTTTTCCTTCTTGTAACAAATGTTTGAATTTGGTCatcatatttttttcacaattacATGAAGAGGTGTTCCCTACCGTGTTAGTAAATCATagttaataattagttaaaaaaattgatgatatttttttaagttattagaAAAGGAACAATAAATAGCATATTGAAAGAAGTATAATTTTaactatattaaaatataattatatataaagtattagaaaataatataaaaagtataaaaagcaaaaataattaaagtatttttttataaattcaatttaaaaatacaataatatgtttgttttgtacatttttatctaatataatCATTTCTAAGCAAAGAGACTCGTCTTTATTTGTGGGTGTTAATGTTTTTCATACACGAACCACGCGAATTTTGATAAACCAATTGTCTGTTTGTTTGGTGATATTGTTCAAATAGTGATGCTGCATTGAGTAAGTTTGAGATATTGTgtagttcgaaaataaattttttgtactAAATTcgatattatttgaaaaaatagtgATAAAAGACTTATATAAACAGTTCAAATAGtatagaatttgaatatttgtaacataaaatttattatgattaataatattattattatgacatttgTAACATAGATGTTTATTACATTTAATGAgttatttatagaaattaataaattaattattaggattataaatttattgtattgtttataatggtaaaatataataaatatagagaTATGAATTAATGTCTAGATTATAAATTTGATTAGACACtattaatttctaattattgtcATTAGTAATTTTGCTccctaatttatatatatttttattacttgtatgtaaatattttgctgattttgaaaataataattgatttgacaaaaattgagtggttgattctaaaattttgtcAAGTAAGTGATATTATTGATATGACATTAATAagagaaaaaagatattttaaaaataatgtgaataaatttaatcatttatttttatatattaagaatagcgGAAGAAACGTTAACTAacatataaaagaaattaatataTAGTTAGTGTAATTTAGATGGAAAAAACGGTTCAAATAGGATAATTCTTTTAACACTAGAAAACGATTACTTTTAAGCAAACGACAAACTAGAGTTATTTGTATAACGAAGAACAAAATAGTATCCCTAGTAGTACCATTTTGACTGTGCCATTCCAACCAAAAGTACCTCTGCACCATTGTCGATAATTTAATGATACACCACACCTTGCATTGCATCTGTTATGTATATGCATGTGCCTATACTTTTTCACATTATTCAATGGTAGCGGTATCATATTATGAAATTGGCTGTGATTGTAGTACTATAGCTTTTATAATGCTACCGATAATATATATGTCAATATGTCCACATTCATCATTAAACTTCCCTGCAATCATCGTCTCATCATTTATTCATCCATTAGGACAAGcctttattgttatttattgtCGCTTTTTGCAAAATTTATTGGGCTTTTGAAATGCATCACATTCTTTCATTTTGAAAGTTATTGTTGTCGATTGTGATTACTTTTGATACTTGATTACATCATTTCCTTCAAATATGTCATATTATGCATGACATCTCTTGGTTTATGAAAACAGTAACTTTTCTTGGCATTTCCCTATGTTTATAAAATGTGACATTAACACACCCCGTAACGATTTAACTCTTTCTAGGAAGATTAGTCtacatacataaaaaaaaaaaaacacacacacacacacacacacacaaatttGATACTTCTAAGTAGGCAAAAACAAGCATGAACTAACACTAACATTTCAGCAGCAAATCTTAATGTTAAGAGAGGGAAATCCCACAAAAGGTATCAATTTGCATGATTGCATCAGCAAGTCGCTTCACTCCCCAAATTTGATCTCTGTAAACCTATAAAATTCATGTCTAACATAATATACAGATGCCCCTAATCTAACACACATGCTAAAAGAGCATAAGATATTCTTTTTCCTCTTAAAAAGACCATTTGCTTTCATATGACTGCAATAAATCAGAATAACAATCTCATGAAACTCAAACTAACTTCACACACCTACATTTAACAGGACGACGTCCAGAAGGTCAATAAGGATGCCAAAATGCCAGGTTTGTATATCCCATCTCATCCAGCATAACATCCTGTGCAGCAAAAGATATCTGCATGGTCAGCTTTTCTCTTGCTGAAATATATCCACTGATTTACAAACACTATCTGAAGCAGGCTGGTTAATAAGAAAGCTGCGGACTCTTCATTTGATCCAAAACTTATCTGGTATCCAGGACAGAAGAATGATCAAATAAGCACTCTATGAGTCAAGCATTTATTTCTGAATTGCACTGGTGCTCCCGGCTGCAACTTCTCCTGCCCCAAAACATGCTCGAACACGTTGTTTTATCAAGTCTAGGCCCTTCCATTTTATCCTGGTCTGTCGTAGAAACATGTGAGTGACGGGGTGATCCATCCTGTGTTTCTGCTTCTCGGGGTTCAAATGTTGGACATGGACCATCATTGCAGGTACATAGAGGAATTGTCATGGATGGAAATGGACCACAAGTGACAGGGCATAGTATCTCTGAAGGAACAGAAGCTACACAGTTTCTTCGAATCTCTGGAGTATCTGAAAGAGATGGTTGATCCAGGTCACGTGGATGTAGCATGCATGGGGTACACAAGCCAAGAGACACGTGTAGTTTATTCTCTTTTGCTACGGAACCTGGTAACTTAACAAAAGAGACAACTCCATGTCTACAGAGTGGGCAAGGGATAGAGCCCGGAGGGCCGAGCGATTCAGAAGAAACATTCATTGTTGAGCAGAGATAGAGTGCACATCTTACACATAGCTCATGCCCACATCCTGCAAGTAAAATTCTCCGGGTTTGAATTTAACTCTGACATAAAGCTCAATGAATTTTACAGAACATAAACTCATAATCCTCAAAATGTGAGTAAGAACATGGGGCATAAAGTATAGTGACAGAGGAAGAGAAGATAACTAACATGCCCTCCCCACCAGTCTTCCCCTCCCCCTTTACAAAAAATTACCTGGTGAATGcttaaacttcaataaaatGAAAGTAGTCCCAGCACAATTACAAGACTTTAGGATGTGGATCGCCATTATAAGTGCTACAGtatattgaaagataaaataatccATTACCTTCTGCAGCAACTGAACATGGCCTCTCTAGGCAGACGGCACAGAAGTCAATCTCATCTGAGGTGGTTGTAGATGATTGCAACCCATACTCTCTGTAGTTATTTGAAATCAACTTTAGTCCCATGTTAAGGTTAGGCCTAACAACAACTTAGATTTAGCTATAGCTGGTTTTATAATTAGAAGCATGTTGTGTGTaagtttacaaaataaaaaaggcgAGGCTTATGTAGTAGACATATATATGCAGGCCTGGAGAAATTAATTTCCTCTTAATATGCCTACTTTCATAGCTTCCTCAGATTCACTTTCAGATTTTGAACAGGATATGCTAATGACAGGTATCAGGGTGAGAGTTGGGCAATGTGAAGGGctaaaagaaaattactgaaattTTACGGAAGGGGGAATAGGGAGAGCACCCAGAGGAACTTAGTTAAAGGAGAAAAGAAAGCATATTGGTAGAAGGGGACAACATCTAGCATGTAAGTGGGAGGGGGTATGTCAGGAAATAATGAGGTGGAATGGGAGAGAAAAAAAAGCCTCAGACATCATTTTAGGCAGCGGAGTGGCCTTAACCATTGGGAGCACAGAAACATCTTGTCTTtgatttttatcattttcttttgttaatgttCTAATCTTCATACACCGTTCCATACATCTGGTTGGCTGTAGAGGAGTTGCTCTTGAGTATTCTCAAATTAAGTTCAATATACAAGTACCTATGATGTTTCTCTTgctgttttgttttttaaatcatCTAAATACGTTTTGCCTAGTCAAGTGGAAAATACCTGGCTATGTTAAGCACACTCATAAGAGGCAAGGACAAGTAATTTGAATGACGAAATGTAGGTATTGTGGCATCAGAACTGGGTGACATCAAAGGCTCAAGCCAATGACGTCCCCACATCCTAGCAACATCAAGAGGAAGCCATCCATTGCAATTCAAAGCCATCCGGCTAGCACCTCTTGCAAGGAGGATCTAGGGGGGAAAAACGAACATTATTGCCAGATATTAAGGAAAGGATCAGAAGCGATattaaacataaaaacaaaATGCAACCTGACAGCATTTTAAATTGCCCCCACAAGCAGCATAATGCAATGGTGTGCTTCCAGCCCCTATATCAAATCCAATTAGTTATTTTTGAAAGAGGAAACCACCTTAGAAATATTCAGAGTATTAAACGATAGACATACCTATTAAATCCATTGATGTTCCATAATGAAATGTCACAGCAGATACATTTGCGTTAAGATCAAGTAGCAATTGTACACAATCAAAATATCCATTCAATGCAGCCATATGAAGGGCAGTAATACCACCATCAGCTGTCTTATTCACAAACTTGGACAGGGCACTGCACTGGAATGAAgtaaataaattgcaagaatataACCCACAAATAAATACTCTCTAGAAAAGCCAAGCCTTTGACATTCTTTGcagcaaaaaacacaaaatgaaAACTCAATGTCGTCATTTAATATCCTGAAGAAAACTATGCATGGcttttcaattaataattttccCTGAGCTCAATCATGTAGTAATTAACTGGGCATTAGTTCTGTATGCAAAACAACTGAGAAAATTTTAAGACATTACACAAAGTACCAAGTACAAATACTATACAGTGTATGGAAGAACAATATAGAGTAAGCATACAACAGAAGCCAAATATTGACCAGTTAATCAATCCCACTGGCTAAGCATAATATATAACATATTAAGTAACTTCAAAGAAATGTTTTGAATATCACATAAAGGAAGGGAAAGGGGTACCTTTGCTCATGTTTTCCTTTCACATTTGATGCATCGCCCTTGTCGACCTGTGTGCGAGCCTGTACAGCCTCATATGGAGCACTTGGAACAAAGTCGGCCACAACAAGTCTAATACATCTTACATGCCCATTCACAGCTGCAAAGTGAAGAGCAGTTCTCCCACTGAGATAATCTGCTCTCATAACCTGTAATTGGATGGGCTATAGTTTTCATACAGTCGAAAATGAACTTATACCATGTAAAGAGCAAAATAAACttgaaatcaaataattaaatcaaactaGCAAGTAGTTTCTCAAACCAGCAGCTGAATGACCTACAGTTCCCATGGGATAGTAAATATAGAATTACGACTAAACTGAAAAACAGCTCGGATAAAGAGAAAGTAAACAAGTCTTACATTGCATCTGAAGAGCAGAAGCGTCTGTACAACTTCCCAATGGCCATATCTACAAGCTTGCATCAAAGCCGTCTTCAAATCAAGGGATCAAATGAAACAACGTCCCAAATAAGTACAACAACAGACATGTCTCAAAATGAGaacagaaacaaaaaaaacaaaaactcatAAAGCTTCCATTTATGAAGCTGGAATCTGCTAAATTGGTACCAGATCCGTCGATCGGTTAGCTTAGCAGCAAACAAACAGTATTCATTATTCCGTACAAGCAGCAATTGTTTTGCCGGACGGAATGAATCGTACTCTATAGAGTTGGATAACTGGACCAATTATCCATATTGGAAAATGGAAATTAGATACATAAATCTCACCCATTTCGTAATTATATGATGCAACTTTCCTTCTTATCAAAACTAACATTAACATAACAAATCGAGGGAGAAAGAGGACCGAGATGATGAAAGTGTTACCTGGCCACAATAATTCCTTGAATTCACATCAGCACCATTCTCAAGCAACAATGCCACAATCTAACCGAAACCCATCAGAGAAAGACACATAAATATTCAAACTTTGAg encodes the following:
- the LOC107467032 gene encoding E3 ubiquitin-protein ligase XBAT33; its protein translation is MGNSFGCSASGERLVSAARDGDLVEAKMLLNCNPCLAKYSTFGGLNSPLHFAAAKGHNEIVALLLENGADVNSRNYCGQTALMQACRYGHWEVVQTLLLFRCNVMRADYLSGRTALHFAAVNGHVRCIRLVVADFVPSAPYEAVQARTQVDKGDASNVKGKHEQSALSKFVNKTADGGITALHMAALNGYFDCVQLLLDLNANVSAVTFHYGTSMDLIGAGSTPLHYAACGGNLKCCQILLARGASRMALNCNGWLPLDVARMWGRHWLEPLMSPSSDATIPTFRHSNYLSLPLMSVLNIAREYGLQSSTTTSDEIDFCAVCLERPCSVAAEGCGHELCVRCALYLCSTMNVSSESLGPPGSIPCPLCRHGVVSFVKLPGSVAKENKLHVSLGLCTPCMLHPRDLDQPSLSDTPEIRRNCVASVPSEILCPVTCGPFPSMTIPLCTCNDGPCPTFEPREAETQDGSPRHSHVSTTDQDKMEGPRLDKTTCSSMFWGRRSCSREHQCNSEINA